The following are encoded in a window of Citrobacter freundii genomic DNA:
- the pldA gene encoding phospholipase A — protein MRAILGWLLPAVMLPLTVYAQEATVKEIHDAPAVRGSIIANMLQEHDNPFTLYPYDTNYLIYTNTSDMNKEAISSYSWSENARKDEVKFQLSLAFPLWRGILGPNSVLGGSYTQKSWWQLSNSEESAPFRETNYEPQLFLGFATDYRVAGWTLRDVEMGYNHDSNGRSEPTSRSWNRLYTRLMAENGNWLVEVKPWYVIGSTDDNPDITKYMGYYQLKLGYHLGDAVLSAKGQYNWNTGYGGAELGVSYPITKHVRLYTQVYSGYGESLIDYNFNQTRVGVGVMLNDIF, from the coding sequence ATGCGGGCGATTCTGGGATGGTTACTACCAGCAGTTATGCTGCCGTTGACCGTGTATGCGCAGGAAGCGACAGTGAAAGAGATTCATGATGCACCCGCTGTGCGCGGCAGTATTATTGCCAACATGCTGCAAGAGCATGACAATCCTTTCACGCTTTACCCTTATGACACCAACTACCTCATCTACACCAATACCAGCGACATGAATAAAGAGGCCATCAGCAGCTATAGCTGGTCTGAAAATGCGCGTAAAGATGAGGTGAAGTTTCAGCTGAGCCTGGCGTTTCCGCTGTGGCGCGGGATTTTAGGCCCGAACTCCGTGCTTGGTGGTTCCTATACCCAGAAATCCTGGTGGCAGCTTTCTAATAGCGAAGAATCGGCACCGTTTCGCGAAACTAACTACGAACCACAACTATTCCTCGGTTTCGCCACCGATTACCGCGTTGCCGGCTGGACGCTACGTGATGTGGAAATGGGATACAACCACGACTCTAACGGTCGTTCCGAACCGACCTCGCGCAGCTGGAACCGCCTGTATACCCGCCTGATGGCAGAAAACGGTAACTGGCTGGTAGAAGTGAAGCCGTGGTACGTCATCGGCAGCACTGACGATAACCCTGATATCACTAAATATATGGGCTACTATCAGCTCAAACTGGGTTACCACCTCGGTGACGCCGTGTTAAGCGCGAAAGGTCAGTACAACTGGAATACCGGCTACGGCGGCGCTGAGTTGGGTGTCAGCTACCCCATCACCAAACATGTTCGTCTTTATACCCAGGTCTACAGTGGTTATGGCGAGTCGCTGATTGACTATAACTTTAATCAGACGCGCGTTGGCGTGGGCGTAATGCTCAACGATATCTTCTGA
- the uvrD gene encoding DNA helicase II, protein MDVSYLLDSLNDEQRQAVAAPRSNMLVLAGAGSGKTRVLVHRIAWLLTVENNSPYSIMAVTFTNKAAAEMRHRIGQIMGTSQGGMWVGTFHGLAHRLLRAHHMDANLPQDFQILDSEDQLRLLKRLIKAMNLDEKQWPARQAMWFINSQKDEGLRPHHLQSYGNPVEQTWQKVYQAYQEACDRAGLVDFAELLLRAHELWLNKPHILQHYRERFTNILVDEFQDTNNIQYAWIRLLAGDTGKVMIVGDDDQSIYGWRGAQVENIQRFLNDFPGAETIRLEQNYRSTNNILSAANALIENNNGRLGKKLWTEGVDGEPISLYCAFNELDEARFVVNRIKAWQDNGGQLTQCAILYRSNAQSRVLEEALLQASMPYRIYGGMRFFERQEIKDALSYLRLIANRNDDAAFERVVNTPTRGIGDRTLDVVRQTSRDRQLTMWQACRELLQEKALAGRAASALQRFMELIDALAQETADMPLHVQTDRVIKDSGLRMMYEQEKGEKGQTRIENLEELVTATRQFSYNEEDEDLMPLQAFLSHAALEAGEGQADTWQDAVQLMTLHSAKGLEFPQVFIVGMEEGMFPSQMSLDEGGRLEEERRLAYVGVTRAMQKLTLTYAETRRLYGKEVYHRPSRFIGELPETCVEEVRLRATVSRPVSHQRMGTPMAENDTGYKLGQRVRHAKFGEGTIVNLEGSGEHSRLQVAFQGQGIKWLVAAYARLETV, encoded by the coding sequence ATGGACGTTTCTTACCTGCTCGATAGCCTCAATGACGAACAGCGCCAGGCTGTGGCCGCGCCACGCAGCAACATGCTGGTTCTGGCAGGCGCGGGGAGTGGTAAAACGCGCGTGCTGGTACACCGCATAGCCTGGTTACTGACGGTTGAAAACAACTCGCCATACTCGATTATGGCGGTGACCTTTACCAACAAAGCGGCGGCAGAAATGCGCCACCGTATTGGTCAGATCATGGGAACCAGCCAGGGCGGTATGTGGGTCGGTACCTTCCACGGTCTGGCACACCGCCTGCTGCGTGCGCACCATATGGATGCCAACCTGCCGCAGGATTTCCAGATCCTCGACAGCGAAGACCAGCTGCGCCTGCTGAAGCGTCTGATCAAAGCGATGAACCTCGATGAGAAGCAGTGGCCAGCGCGCCAGGCAATGTGGTTTATCAACAGCCAGAAAGACGAAGGGCTGCGCCCGCACCATTTGCAGAGCTACGGCAATCCGGTCGAGCAAACCTGGCAGAAGGTTTACCAGGCCTACCAGGAAGCGTGCGATCGCGCCGGGCTGGTGGATTTCGCCGAGCTGCTGCTGCGCGCCCATGAACTGTGGCTCAACAAACCGCACATTCTGCAGCACTACCGCGAACGTTTTACCAACATCCTGGTGGACGAATTCCAGGATACGAACAATATCCAGTACGCCTGGATCCGCCTGCTGGCGGGTGACACCGGCAAGGTGATGATCGTCGGCGATGATGATCAGTCAATCTACGGTTGGCGCGGGGCGCAGGTGGAAAATATCCAGCGCTTCCTCAACGACTTCCCCGGTGCCGAAACTATTCGTCTGGAGCAGAACTACCGCTCGACCAATAATATCCTTAGCGCGGCTAACGCCCTGATTGAAAACAATAACGGGCGTTTGGGCAAAAAGCTGTGGACCGAGGGCGTCGACGGTGAGCCGATCTCACTCTATTGCGCGTTCAACGAACTCGATGAAGCGCGTTTTGTGGTTAACCGAATCAAAGCCTGGCAGGACAATGGCGGTCAGTTGACACAGTGCGCCATTCTTTATCGCAGCAACGCCCAGTCGCGCGTGCTGGAAGAAGCGCTGTTGCAGGCTAGTATGCCGTACCGTATTTACGGTGGAATGCGCTTCTTCGAGCGTCAGGAAATCAAAGACGCGCTCTCTTACCTGCGTCTGATAGCTAATCGTAACGACGACGCCGCGTTCGAGCGTGTGGTGAATACCCCCACGCGCGGTATCGGCGATCGTACGCTGGACGTGGTGCGGCAGACCTCGCGCGACCGCCAGCTGACAATGTGGCAGGCGTGTCGTGAACTGCTGCAGGAAAAAGCCCTGGCCGGGCGTGCCGCCAGCGCACTACAGCGCTTTATGGAACTTATCGACGCACTGGCGCAGGAAACCGCCGATATGCCGCTGCACGTGCAGACCGACCGGGTAATAAAAGACTCCGGCCTGCGCATGATGTACGAGCAGGAAAAAGGTGAGAAGGGCCAGACGCGTATCGAAAACTTAGAGGAACTGGTGACGGCAACGCGCCAGTTCAGCTACAACGAAGAAGACGAAGACTTGATGCCGCTACAGGCGTTCCTCTCCCACGCGGCGCTGGAAGCGGGCGAAGGGCAGGCGGATACCTGGCAGGATGCGGTCCAGCTAATGACCTTGCACTCGGCCAAAGGTCTGGAGTTCCCGCAGGTGTTTATCGTCGGGATGGAAGAGGGCATGTTCCCCAGCCAGATGTCACTCGATGAAGGCGGGCGCCTCGAAGAGGAACGCCGCCTGGCCTATGTGGGTGTTACCCGTGCGATGCAGAAACTGACGTTGACCTACGCCGAAACGCGTCGCCTGTACGGCAAAGAGGTTTACCACCGTCCATCCCGGTTTATTGGTGAATTACCAGAGACCTGCGTGGAAGAGGTTCGCCTGCGCGCTACGGTCAGCCGTCCGGTAAGTCATCAACGGATGGGTACGCCGATGGCGGAGAACGACACCGGCTATAAGCTCGGTCAGCGTGTGCGTCACGCCAAATTTGGCGAGGGCACCATCGTCAACCTGGAAGGTAGCGGTGAACACAGTCGTTTGCAGGTCGCGTTCCAGGGGCAGGGGATCAAATGGCTGGTTGCTGCCTACGCCAGACTAGAAACCGTTTGA
- the rarD gene encoding EamA family transporter RarD — translation MDAKQTRQGVLLALAAYFIWGIAPAYFKLIYYVPADEILTHRVIWSFFFMVVLMSISRQWSGVKTLLQTPKKVFLLALSAVLIGGNWLLFIWAVNNHHMLEASLGYFINPLVNIVLGMIFLGERFRRMQWLAVLLAACGVLVQLWTFGSLPIIALGLAFSFAFYGLVRKKIAVEAQTGMLIETLWLLPIAAIYLFGIADSPTSHMGQNPMSLNLLLIAAGVVTTIPLLCFTGAATRLRLSTLGFFQYIGPTLMFLLAVTFYGEVPGADKMVTFAFIWVALAIFVMDAIYTLRRTRRGL, via the coding sequence ATGGATGCTAAGCAAACGCGGCAGGGCGTATTACTCGCTCTTGCTGCCTATTTTATTTGGGGCATTGCACCCGCATATTTCAAGTTGATTTACTACGTCCCCGCAGACGAGATCCTGACGCACCGTGTGATTTGGTCATTTTTCTTTATGGTGGTGTTGATGAGCATCAGCCGCCAATGGTCAGGGGTCAAAACGCTGCTGCAAACGCCAAAGAAGGTATTCCTGCTGGCGCTTTCCGCGGTGCTCATCGGCGGAAACTGGCTACTATTCATTTGGGCGGTCAACAACCACCATATGCTGGAAGCCAGCCTCGGCTACTTTATTAACCCCCTGGTGAATATTGTATTGGGCATGATTTTCCTCGGTGAGCGCTTTCGCCGCATGCAGTGGCTGGCCGTGCTGCTCGCCGCCTGCGGCGTGCTGGTACAGTTGTGGACGTTTGGATCACTGCCAATCATTGCGCTGGGACTGGCCTTCAGCTTTGCTTTTTATGGCCTGGTGCGTAAGAAGATCGCCGTCGAGGCGCAAACCGGCATGCTGATCGAAACCTTGTGGCTGTTACCGATTGCGGCAATCTATCTGTTTGGTATTGCCGACAGCCCAACCAGCCATATGGGACAGAACCCCATGTCGCTCAATCTGTTGCTGATTGCAGCAGGGGTCGTGACCACCATTCCACTACTGTGCTTTACCGGTGCAGCGACCCGTCTGCGTCTGTCCACGCTGGGCTTTTTCCAGTATATCGGGCCGACGCTGATGTTCCTGCTGGCGGTAACATTCTACGGCGAAGTACCGGGCGCAGATAAGATGGTGACGTTCGCCTTTATCTGGGTCGCGCTGGCGATATTCGTGATGGATGCGATTTATACCCTACGCAGAACGCGAAGGGGGCTGTGA
- the rhtC gene encoding threonine export protein RhtC: MLTLFFTVALVHIVALMSPGPDFFFVSQTAVSRSRKEAMMGVLGITCGVMVWAGVALLGLHLIIEKMAWLHTIIMVGGGLYLCWMGYQMLRGAFKKQDVAAPVPQVELAQSGRSFLKGLLTNLANPKAIIYFGSVFSLFVGDNVGTAARWGIFALIIVETLAWFTVVASLFALPKMRRGYQRLAKWIDGFAGALFAGFGIHLIISR, from the coding sequence ATGTTAACGCTATTTTTTACCGTTGCGTTGGTACACATCGTAGCGCTGATGAGTCCTGGCCCCGATTTTTTCTTTGTTTCGCAAACGGCCGTTAGCCGCTCACGCAAAGAGGCGATGATGGGGGTGCTGGGTATTACCTGCGGCGTCATGGTCTGGGCGGGCGTTGCACTGCTCGGTCTGCATCTGATCATCGAAAAAATGGCCTGGCTGCACACTATTATTATGGTCGGCGGTGGTCTGTATCTGTGCTGGATGGGGTATCAGATGCTGCGCGGCGCGTTTAAAAAACAGGACGTTGCGGCACCCGTGCCGCAGGTTGAGCTGGCGCAGAGCGGTCGCAGTTTTTTAAAAGGTCTGCTGACCAACCTGGCGAATCCCAAAGCCATTATCTATTTTGGCTCCGTCTTTTCGCTGTTTGTCGGCGACAACGTCGGTACCGCTGCCCGTTGGGGTATTTTCGCGCTGATTATCGTCGAGACGCTGGCGTGGTTTACCGTGGTCGCCAGCCTGTTTGCGCTGCCGAAAATGCGTCGTGGCTATCAGCGTCTGGCGAAGTGGATTGACGGCTTTGCCGGCGCGTTATTCGCGGGCTTCGGCATTCATCTGATTATTTCGCGTTAA
- the yigI gene encoding acyl-CoA thioesterase YigI, which translates to MSAVLTAEQALKLVGEMFVYHMPFNRALGLELERYEKEFAQLAFNNQPMMVGNWAQSILHGGVIASALDVAAGLVCVGSTLTRHETISEDELRQRMSRMGTIDLRVDYLRPGRGNRFTATSSLLRAGNKVAVARVELHNEEQLYIASATATYMVG; encoded by the coding sequence ATGTCTGCCGTACTGACTGCTGAGCAAGCACTGAAATTAGTGGGCGAAATGTTTGTCTACCATATGCCGTTTAACCGGGCGCTGGGGCTGGAGCTGGAACGTTACGAAAAAGAGTTTGCCCAACTGGCCTTTAATAACCAACCGATGATGGTCGGCAACTGGGCGCAAAGCATCCTGCATGGTGGCGTGATTGCCTCAGCATTGGACGTAGCAGCCGGACTGGTGTGCGTGGGCAGTACGCTGACCCGTCATGAAACCATCAGCGAGGACGAGCTGCGCCAGCGGATGTCGCGCATGGGAACCATCGATCTCCGCGTCGATTATCTGCGCCCAGGCAGGGGGAATCGCTTCACGGCTACCAGCAGTTTGCTGCGGGCAGGCAATAAAGTTGCCGTTGCACGCGTGGAGCTGCATAACGAAGAGCAGCTTTATATCGCCAGCGCCACCGCAACGTATATGGTGGGGTAA
- the recQ gene encoding ATP-dependent DNA helicase RecQ: protein MAQAEVLNLEMGAKQVLQETFGYQQFRPGQEEIIDTVLSGRDCLVVMPTGGGKSLCYQIPALLLNGLTVVVSPLISLMKDQVDQLLANGVAAACLNSTQSREQQQEVMAGCRSGQIRLLYIAPERLMLDNFLDNLAHWNPVLLAVDEAHCISQWGHDFRPEYAALGQLRQRFPALPFVALTATADDTTRLDIVRLLGLNDPLIQISSFDRPNIRYMLMEKFKPLDQLMRYVQEQRGKSGIIYCNSRAKVEDTAARLQSRGISAGAYHAGLDNNVRADVQEKFQRDDLQIVVATVAFGMGINKPNVRFVVHFDIPRNIESYYQETGRAGRDGLPAEAMLFYDPADMAWLRRCLEEKPAGQLLDIERHKLNAMGAFAEAQTCRRLVLLNYFGEGRQEPCGNCDICLDPPKQYDGLMDARKALSTIYRVNQRFGMGYVVEVLRGANNQRIREMAHDKLPVYGIGREQSHEHWVSVIRQLIHLGLVTQNIAHHSALQLTEAARPVLRGVVPLQLAVPRIVALKPRAMQKSFGGNYDRKLFAKLRKLRKAIADEENIPSYVVFNDATLIEMAEQMPVSPSEMLSVNGVGMRKLERFGKEFMALIRAHVDGDDEE from the coding sequence GTGGCGCAGGCGGAAGTGTTGAATCTGGAAATGGGCGCTAAACAGGTTTTGCAGGAAACCTTTGGCTACCAACAGTTTCGCCCTGGTCAGGAAGAAATCATCGACACCGTGCTCTCTGGCCGCGACTGCCTGGTCGTTATGCCAACCGGTGGTGGTAAATCCCTGTGTTATCAAATTCCCGCATTATTGCTGAACGGCCTCACCGTTGTTGTCTCGCCGCTGATTTCCCTGATGAAAGACCAGGTCGATCAGCTGCTGGCAAACGGTGTAGCGGCGGCGTGTCTGAACTCCACCCAGAGCCGTGAACAGCAGCAAGAGGTGATGGCAGGCTGCCGTAGCGGGCAAATCCGCCTGCTGTACATTGCGCCCGAGCGCCTGATGCTGGATAACTTCCTTGATAATCTGGCGCACTGGAACCCGGTACTGCTGGCGGTAGATGAAGCGCACTGTATTTCCCAGTGGGGGCATGATTTCCGCCCGGAATATGCCGCGCTGGGTCAGCTGCGTCAGCGTTTCCCTGCACTGCCGTTTGTGGCGCTCACGGCCACCGCTGATGACACCACCCGGCTGGATATTGTGCGTCTGCTCGGGCTTAACGATCCCCTCATTCAGATCAGCAGCTTTGACCGTCCCAATATCCGCTACATGCTAATGGAGAAGTTTAAGCCGCTCGATCAGCTGATGCGCTACGTGCAGGAACAACGCGGAAAGTCCGGCATTATTTACTGTAACAGCCGCGCGAAGGTTGAAGACACCGCGGCGCGTCTGCAAAGCCGCGGGATCAGCGCCGGAGCCTATCATGCCGGGTTGGACAACAACGTGCGCGCCGACGTGCAGGAGAAATTCCAGCGCGACGACCTGCAAATCGTTGTCGCGACCGTGGCGTTTGGCATGGGAATTAACAAACCCAACGTGCGCTTCGTGGTGCATTTTGATATCCCGCGTAATATCGAGTCCTACTATCAGGAAACTGGGCGTGCCGGGCGTGATGGCCTGCCCGCAGAAGCGATGCTGTTTTACGATCCGGCCGATATGGCGTGGCTCCGCCGTTGTCTCGAAGAGAAACCCGCCGGACAGCTGCTGGATATCGAGCGTCACAAGCTCAATGCGATGGGGGCCTTTGCCGAGGCGCAAACCTGCCGTCGTCTGGTGCTGCTGAACTATTTTGGCGAAGGGCGTCAGGAGCCGTGCGGCAACTGCGATATTTGTCTCGATCCGCCAAAACAGTACGACGGCTTAATGGATGCGCGTAAAGCGCTGTCGACGATCTACCGCGTTAACCAACGTTTTGGTATGGGCTATGTCGTCGAGGTTCTGCGCGGGGCGAATAACCAGCGCATTCGTGAGATGGCGCATGACAAGCTGCCGGTCTACGGTATTGGTCGTGAACAGAGCCACGAACATTGGGTGAGCGTCATTCGCCAGCTGATTCACCTCGGACTGGTGACGCAGAATATTGCCCACCACTCCGCGTTGCAGTTAACCGAAGCTGCGCGCCCGGTACTGCGCGGCGTTGTGCCGCTACAGCTTGCCGTGCCGCGTATTGTGGCGCTTAAACCACGCGCAATGCAGAAATCCTTTGGCGGTAACTACGATCGTAAGCTGTTTGCCAAACTGCGTAAGCTGCGTAAAGCCATTGCCGATGAAGAGAATATCCCGTCGTATGTGGTCTTTAACGACGCCACGCTGATTGAAATGGCCGAGCAAATGCCAGTGTCACCGAGCGAAATGCTGAGCGTCAACGGCGTGGGAATGCGTAAACTTGAGCGTTTTGGCAAAGAGTTTATGGCACTTATCCGCGCACATGTTGATGGTGACGACGAAGAGTAG
- the xerC gene encoding tyrosine recombinase XerC has translation MTDSPLSQDVARFLRYLGVERQLSPITLLNYRRQLDAIIAIAEETGLQSWQQCDAARVRSVAVRSRRNGLGPASLALRLSALRSFFDWLVNQGELKANPAKGISAPKAPRHLPKNIDVDDVNRLLDIDLNDPLAVRDRAMLEVMYGAGLRLSELVGLDIKHLDLDTGEVWVMGKGSKERRLPIGRNAVAWIEHWLDLRGLFGSDEDALFLSKLGKRISARNVQKRFAEWGIKQGLNSHVHPHKLRHSFATHMLESSCDLRGVQELLGHANLSTTQIYTHLDFQHLASVYDAAHPRAKRGK, from the coding sequence ATGACCGACTCACCGCTTTCTCAGGACGTTGCACGCTTCTTACGCTATCTGGGCGTGGAGCGTCAGCTTAGTCCCATCACGTTACTCAATTATCGGCGTCAGCTGGATGCCATCATCGCGATAGCCGAAGAAACCGGCCTGCAAAGCTGGCAACAATGTGATGCAGCAAGGGTGCGCAGTGTTGCTGTGCGCAGTCGCCGCAACGGTCTGGGACCGGCGAGCCTGGCATTGCGCCTCTCCGCCTTACGCAGTTTCTTCGACTGGCTGGTGAATCAGGGTGAGCTGAAAGCCAACCCGGCAAAAGGTATTTCTGCGCCGAAGGCACCGCGGCATCTGCCGAAAAATATTGATGTGGATGACGTTAACCGACTGCTGGATATCGATCTCAACGATCCCCTCGCCGTGCGCGACCGGGCTATGCTGGAGGTGATGTACGGCGCGGGACTGCGTTTGTCGGAACTGGTTGGCCTGGATATTAAACATCTCGATCTCGACACCGGCGAAGTGTGGGTGATGGGTAAAGGCAGCAAAGAGCGCCGCCTACCAATTGGCCGCAATGCGGTGGCTTGGATTGAACACTGGCTGGATCTGCGCGGACTTTTCGGCAGTGACGAAGACGCGCTTTTTCTGTCAAAACTGGGCAAACGTATCTCCGCGCGTAACGTGCAGAAACGTTTTGCCGAATGGGGTATCAAGCAGGGGCTGAATAGCCATGTGCATCCCCATAAACTGCGCCACTCGTTTGCGACGCATATGCTGGAGTCGAGCTGCGACCTGCGCGGGGTACAAGAGCTGTTGGGACACGCCAACCTCTCTACCACGCAAATCTATACCCATCTTGATTTTCAACACCTGGCTTCAGTGTACGATGCGGCGCATCCGCGCGCCAAACGGGGGAAATAA
- the rhtB gene encoding homoserine/homoserine lactone efflux protein, translated as MTFEWWFAYLLTSIVLSLSPGSGAINTMTTAISHGYRGAAASIAGLQTGLGIHIVLVGVGLGTLFSRSVIAFEVLKWAGAAYLIWLGIQQWRAAGAIDLNTIANTQSRSRLFKRAVFVNLTNPKSIVFLAALFPQFIMPQEPQLMQYVVLGVTTIVVDIIVMIGYATLATRIAGWIKGPKQMKALNKVFGSLFMLIGALLASARHA; from the coding sequence ATGACCTTTGAATGGTGGTTCGCCTACCTGCTGACGTCCATTGTTTTGAGCTTGTCGCCAGGTTCAGGGGCGATCAACACCATGACAACCGCCATCAGCCATGGTTATCGGGGAGCAGCGGCGTCGATTGCCGGTTTGCAGACCGGGCTTGGCATTCATATCGTGCTGGTCGGTGTTGGGCTAGGAACGCTATTCTCACGGTCAGTGATCGCCTTTGAGGTACTAAAGTGGGCGGGGGCAGCCTATCTTATCTGGTTGGGCATTCAGCAATGGCGCGCGGCGGGTGCCATCGACCTGAACACCATCGCCAATACGCAATCACGCAGTCGCCTGTTCAAGCGCGCCGTCTTCGTCAACCTGACCAACCCAAAGAGCATTGTATTTCTCGCCGCCCTGTTCCCGCAGTTCATCATGCCGCAGGAGCCGCAGTTGATGCAGTACGTGGTGCTGGGCGTGACCACCATCGTGGTCGATATTATTGTGATGATCGGTTATGCGACGCTGGCCACCCGCATTGCAGGCTGGATTAAAGGGCCAAAGCAAATGAAGGCGCTGAACAAAGTGTTTGGTTCGCTGTTTATGCTGATAGGTGCCCTGCTGGCGTCAGCACGGCATGCCTGA
- the yigB gene encoding 5-amino-6-(5-phospho-D-ribitylamino)uracil phosphatase YigB → MRFYRPLGRISALTFDLDDTLYDNRPVITRTEQEALAFVQNYHPALSSLQNTDLQRLRQAVRDAEPDIYHDVTQWRHRAVERAMLEAGLSAAEAKMGANAAMMNFAKWRSRIDVPQSTHDTLKVLARKWPLVAITNGNAQPELFGLGEYFEFVLRAGPDGRSKPFSDMYLLAAEKLNMSMGEILHVGDDLTTDVAGAIRCGMQACWIKPENADLMQTADSRLLPHIEISQLASLTSLI, encoded by the coding sequence ATGCGTTTTTACCGGCCTTTGGGGCGTATTTCTGCGCTCACCTTTGACCTTGATGACACCCTTTACGATAACCGTCCCGTTATCACGCGCACCGAGCAGGAAGCGCTCGCGTTTGTGCAAAATTATCACCCGGCGTTGAGCTCCTTACAAAATACCGACCTGCAGCGCCTGCGCCAGGCTGTGCGCGACGCCGAGCCGGATATTTACCATGACGTCACCCAATGGCGTCATCGTGCCGTAGAGCGCGCTATGCTGGAGGCTGGCCTGTCGGCGGCAGAGGCGAAAATGGGGGCGAACGCGGCGATGATGAACTTCGCCAAATGGCGCAGCCGCATCGACGTCCCGCAATCTACGCATGACACGTTGAAGGTACTGGCCCGCAAGTGGCCGCTGGTGGCGATCACCAACGGTAACGCGCAGCCGGAGCTGTTTGGTCTGGGCGAATATTTTGAGTTTGTGCTGCGTGCCGGCCCCGATGGGCGATCAAAACCGTTCAGCGACATGTATTTGCTGGCGGCGGAAAAACTGAATATGTCCATGGGTGAGATCCTGCACGTCGGTGACGACCTGACGACAGATGTCGCCGGGGCCATCCGCTGTGGCATGCAGGCCTGCTGGATCAAGCCGGAAAATGCCGACCTGATGCAAACCGCTGACAGCCGTTTACTGCCGCATATCGAAATTTCACAGTTGGCATCTCTGACCTCGCTGATATAA
- the corA gene encoding magnesium/cobalt transporter CorA, which yields MLSAFQLENNRLIRLEADEIDHLASSVWVDLVEPDDDERNRVQKDLGQNLATRPELEDIEASARFFEDEDGLHIHSFFFYEDADDHAGNSTVAFTIREGRLFTLRERELPAFRLYRMRARSQSMVDGNAYELLLDLFETKIEQLADEIENIYSDLEKLSRVIMEGRQGDEYDEALSTLAELEDIGWKVRLCLMDTQRALNFLVRKARLPGGQLEQAREILRDIESLLPHNESLFQKVNFLMQAAMGFINIEQNRIIKIFSVVSVVFLPPTLVASSYGMNFEFMPELHWSFGYPGAIVFMMLAGLAPYLYFKRKNWL from the coding sequence ATGCTGAGCGCATTTCAACTGGAAAACAATCGTTTAATACGTCTTGAGGCGGATGAAATTGATCATCTCGCCAGTTCGGTTTGGGTCGATTTAGTCGAGCCGGATGACGATGAACGAAACCGTGTGCAAAAGGACTTGGGCCAGAACCTGGCTACGCGCCCTGAACTGGAAGACATCGAAGCATCCGCACGTTTTTTTGAAGACGAAGACGGCCTGCACATCCACTCCTTCTTCTTCTATGAAGATGCCGACGATCATGCGGGCAACTCAACCGTGGCATTCACCATTCGCGAAGGTCGTCTGTTTACCCTGCGCGAGCGCGAACTGCCGGCGTTTCGCCTGTACCGTATGCGTGCGCGCAGCCAGTCGATGGTCGACGGCAACGCTTACGAGTTGCTGCTCGATCTGTTCGAAACGAAAATTGAACAGCTGGCGGATGAAATAGAAAATATCTACAGCGATCTGGAAAAACTCAGCCGCGTGATTATGGAAGGGCGTCAGGGCGATGAATATGACGAAGCGCTCTCCACGCTGGCGGAACTGGAAGATATCGGCTGGAAAGTTCGTCTGTGTCTGATGGATACCCAGCGCGCATTAAACTTCCTGGTGCGTAAGGCGCGACTGCCGGGCGGTCAGCTGGAGCAGGCGCGCGAGATCCTGCGCGATATCGAATCCCTGCTGCCGCACAATGAATCCCTGTTCCAGAAGGTTAACTTCCTGATGCAGGCGGCGATGGGCTTTATCAACATCGAACAGAACCGCATCATCAAGATCTTCTCGGTGGTTTCCGTCGTGTTCCTGCCGCCGACGCTGGTGGCATCCAGCTACGGCATGAACTTTGAGTTCATGCCGGAACTGCACTGGAGCTTCGGTTATCCCGGAGCGATTGTCTTTATGATGCTCGCGGGCCTGGCGCCGTATTTGTACTTTAAGCGCAAGAACTGGCTGTAG
- the ysgD gene encoding YsgD/CorL family protein gives MDTPSRYWLIILSSRINS, from the coding sequence TTGGACACACCCAGTAGATACTGGCTCATTATCCTGTCATCCAGGATCAACTCCTAA